One part of the Thiothrix nivea DSM 5205 genome encodes these proteins:
- a CDS encoding aldehyde ferredoxin oxidoreductase family protein, translated as MAWTKQILRVNLTEGTVKAEPLNMEWAQEYLGQRGLATRYMVEEVDPQCDALGPDNKLIMATGPLTGTMASTGGRYSVITKSPLTGTIACSNSGGFIGAELKNAGWDMIIFEGKSPSPVYLYVENDKAELLPADDLWGKSVWETDEILHQKHQDPQLRISTIGRAAEGGCLYSAIINDLHRAAGRSGVGAVMASKNLKAVAVRGTKGVGNLKDPIRFMQEVVKQKKVLADNAVTGAGLPTYGTQVLMNVINEMGALPTRNMNEVKFEGAHKVSGEAMHEKRKSDGKANLTRNAGCFGCTIACGRISTIDQGHFSIKEKPQYWGNSGGLEYEAAWALGPDTGVDDLDALTYVNFLCNEDGFDPISFGSTVAAAMELFEQGVITTEDTGGIELKFGSAEALVAVTELTARGEGFGKILGLGSKRMCEKYGKPELSMTVKGQEFPAYDPRGIQGMGLTYATSNRGACHLRSYTVASEVLGIPVKTDPLETDGKPELVIAFQDATAAVDSSGLCLFTTFAWSLENIAPQIDAACEGDWSVEKCAEVGARIWNLERDFNMRAGLTGADDTLPKRLLKDAANVGPAQGKVAGLDKMLPKYYELRGWTTDGQLTDDTRNRYNLPA; from the coding sequence ATGGCATGGACTAAACAGATTCTGCGCGTCAATCTGACCGAAGGCACAGTCAAGGCTGAGCCGCTCAACATGGAATGGGCGCAGGAATACCTCGGCCAGCGTGGGCTGGCGACCCGTTACATGGTGGAAGAAGTCGACCCGCAATGCGATGCGCTCGGCCCTGACAACAAGCTGATCATGGCCACCGGCCCGCTGACCGGCACCATGGCTTCCACCGGCGGGCGCTATTCCGTCATTACCAAAAGCCCGCTGACCGGCACGATTGCCTGTTCCAACTCCGGTGGTTTCATTGGCGCTGAACTGAAAAACGCTGGCTGGGACATGATCATTTTTGAAGGCAAGTCGCCTTCCCCTGTCTACCTGTACGTGGAAAACGACAAGGCTGAACTGTTGCCAGCCGATGACCTGTGGGGCAAATCCGTGTGGGAAACCGACGAAATATTGCACCAGAAACATCAGGATCCGCAATTGCGCATTTCCACCATTGGCCGCGCTGCCGAAGGCGGCTGCCTGTATTCTGCCATCATCAATGACCTGCACCGCGCGGCTGGCCGTTCCGGCGTGGGCGCGGTAATGGCGTCCAAAAACCTGAAAGCGGTGGCAGTGCGTGGCACCAAGGGCGTGGGCAACCTTAAAGACCCGATCCGTTTCATGCAGGAAGTGGTGAAGCAAAAGAAAGTGCTGGCTGACAATGCTGTGACCGGCGCTGGCTTGCCCACCTACGGCACCCAGGTGCTGATGAACGTCATCAACGAAATGGGTGCGCTGCCAACCCGTAACATGAACGAAGTGAAGTTTGAGGGCGCGCACAAGGTTTCCGGCGAAGCCATGCATGAAAAACGCAAGTCCGACGGCAAGGCCAACCTGACCCGCAATGCCGGTTGTTTTGGCTGCACCATCGCTTGCGGACGTATTTCCACCATCGACCAGGGGCATTTCTCGATCAAGGAAAAGCCGCAGTACTGGGGCAATTCCGGCGGTCTGGAATACGAAGCGGCTTGGGCGCTGGGGCCGGATACCGGGGTGGATGACCTGGATGCGCTCACCTACGTCAACTTCCTGTGCAATGAAGACGGTTTTGACCCGATTTCGTTTGGCTCTACCGTCGCAGCAGCGATGGAACTGTTCGAGCAGGGCGTGATTACCACCGAGGATACCGGCGGTATCGAGCTGAAATTCGGTTCGGCGGAAGCGCTGGTAGCAGTGACGGAACTGACCGCCAGGGGCGAGGGTTTCGGCAAGATTCTCGGTTTGGGTTCCAAGCGTATGTGCGAGAAATACGGTAAGCCGGAACTCTCCATGACGGTCAAGGGGCAGGAATTCCCCGCCTACGACCCGCGCGGCATTCAGGGCATGGGGCTGACTTACGCCACTTCCAACCGGGGCGCTTGCCACTTACGCAGCTACACGGTCGCTTCCGAGGTACTGGGCATTCCGGTCAAGACCGACCCGCTGGAAACCGATGGCAAGCCGGAACTGGTGATTGCCTTCCAGGATGCAACTGCTGCGGTGGATTCCTCCGGCCTGTGCCTGTTCACCACCTTCGCCTGGTCTCTGGAAAACATCGCGCCACAGATTGACGCTGCCTGCGAGGGTGACTGGTCGGTGGAAAAGTGCGCCGAAGTGGGCGCACGTATCTGGAATCTGGAGCGCGATTTCAACATGCGTGCCGGTCTGACGGGAGCGGACGACACCTTGCCAAAACGTCTGTTGAAAGACGCCGCCAACGTCGGCCCGGCGCAAGGTAAAGTAGCCGGTCTGGACAAAATGTTGCCCAAGTACTACGAACTGCGCGGCTGGACGACGGATGGCCAATTGACCGACGATACCCGCAACCGTTACAACCTGCCTGCATGA
- a CDS encoding MoaD/ThiS family protein, whose amino-acid sequence MNITLKLYANLSHLLPAHAQYNAAEVSVADNASLNMVIDQFRVPRESAHLVLLNGVFVCHEDRDQPGRLKAGDALAIWPPVAGG is encoded by the coding sequence ATGAACATTACCCTGAAGCTGTACGCCAACCTCAGCCACCTGCTGCCCGCCCATGCGCAATACAATGCGGCGGAAGTGAGTGTTGCCGACAACGCCAGCCTGAACATGGTCATTGACCAGTTCCGGGTTCCGCGTGAATCGGCGCATCTGGTGCTGCTGAATGGCGTATTCGTCTGCCACGAAGACCGCGACCAGCCGGGCAGGCTTAAGGCGGGGGACGCCCTGGCCATCTGGCCGCCGGTGGCCGGGGGGTAA
- a CDS encoding NAD(P)/FAD-dependent oxidoreductase, translating into MKHVIIGTGPAGVIAAETLRKRQPDACITLVGGEPEPPYSRMAIPYHLIGKVGESGTYLRSGSSHFIERDIALVGLRATAIDANAKAVMLEDGDSLPFDKLLLATGSHPTRPPIPGMDLPGVVNCWTLADARRIITGANAGDDVVLMGAGFIGCIILEALALRGVNLTVVEMENRMVPRMMDDQSGGLLKQWCESKGVTVLTSTRVLSVSEDGDKLAVELDGRDPLTVNLVICATGVRPNTELASGLLDVNHGILVNERLQTSHPDIYAAGDVAEGKDFSTGGYSVQAIQPTAVEHGALAAINMSGGTNALHRGSINMNVLDTMGLISASFGLWQGAEGGDSATLDNPQRYRYINLRFADDVLVGANTLGMTQHIGVLRGLIQNRTRLGKWKQHLMADPTRVMEAYLAHHVPRQGP; encoded by the coding sequence ATGAAGCATGTGATTATCGGTACTGGGCCGGCGGGCGTTATCGCCGCCGAGACCCTGCGTAAACGCCAGCCGGACGCCTGCATTACCCTGGTCGGCGGTGAGCCGGAACCGCCGTATTCGCGCATGGCGATTCCCTATCACCTGATCGGCAAAGTTGGGGAAAGCGGCACGTACCTGCGCTCCGGTTCCAGCCATTTCATCGAGCGGGATATAGCGCTGGTCGGCTTGCGTGCCACGGCCATCGACGCCAACGCCAAAGCGGTGATGCTGGAGGACGGTGACAGCTTGCCTTTTGACAAGCTGTTGCTGGCGACCGGTTCCCACCCGACCCGCCCGCCCATTCCCGGCATGGATTTGCCGGGCGTGGTTAACTGCTGGACGCTGGCGGATGCGCGCAGGATTATCACCGGAGCCAATGCCGGTGACGACGTGGTGCTGATGGGGGCGGGTTTCATCGGCTGCATCATCCTCGAAGCGCTGGCATTGCGTGGCGTCAACCTGACCGTGGTGGAAATGGAAAACCGCATGGTGCCGCGCATGATGGATGACCAGTCCGGCGGCTTGCTCAAGCAATGGTGCGAAAGCAAGGGTGTCACGGTGCTGACTTCCACCCGCGTCCTGAGCGTCAGCGAGGACGGCGACAAGCTGGCGGTGGAACTGGATGGCCGCGACCCGCTCACGGTCAATCTGGTGATCTGCGCCACCGGCGTGCGCCCCAACACGGAACTGGCCTCGGGGCTGCTGGATGTCAACCACGGCATTCTGGTCAACGAACGCCTGCAAACCAGCCACCCGGATATTTACGCGGCGGGCGACGTGGCCGAAGGTAAGGACTTTTCCACCGGCGGCTACAGCGTGCAGGCGATCCAGCCGACCGCTGTCGAACACGGCGCGCTGGCGGCCATCAACATGAGCGGCGGAACCAATGCCCTGCACCGTGGCAGCATCAACATGAACGTGCTTGACACCATGGGGCTGATTTCCGCTTCGTTCGGCCTGTGGCAAGGGGCGGAAGGCGGCGATTCGGCCACGCTGGACAACCCGCAACGCTACCGTTACATCAACCTGCGGTTTGCGGATGATGTGCTGGTGGGTGCGAATACGCTGGGCATGACCCAGCACATCGGCGTGTTGCGTGGCCTGATCCAGAACCGCACCCGGCTGGGCAAGTGGAAACAACACCTGATGGCAGACCCAACGCGGGTGATGGAGGCGTACCTTGCCCACCATGTCCCGCGTCAGGGGCCGTGA